One genomic segment of Carassius auratus strain Wakin chromosome 29, ASM336829v1, whole genome shotgun sequence includes these proteins:
- the LOC113047879 gene encoding dolichyl-diphosphooligosaccharide--protein glycosyltransferase subunit 4-like, with protein MVTDVQLAIFANMLGVSLFLLVVLYHYVAVNNPKRLE; from the coding sequence ATGGTGACTGATGTGCAGCTGGCCATCTTCGCCAACATGCTGGGGGTCTCTCTGTTCCTGCTGGTGGTCCTCTATCATTATGTAGCTGTGAACAACCCCAAGAGACTGGAGTGa